Proteins co-encoded in one Methanothermobacter sp. genomic window:
- a CDS encoding metal-dependent hydrolase, with the protein MSSYKKHVIFSLVFALPFFFQNIFALALSVLGSSIPDFDHPIKGRRVSFIFFIGLLILIIFYLLGLPYIIGVLLMVLAMIFYFSRHRGFSHSILGIFILSILLTLLVISSYFLFRYFGADERESLALILVFSGLIFINRKILIPFTFIGILGVLFTSFPGLNLYNTMGPFLMGFISHVILDLYTPSGVKFLRPFSTRTFKKGLGSFLIIIWIICASYTIIHTFSYYFG; encoded by the coding sequence ATGTCCTCCTATAAAAAGCATGTGATATTCTCTCTAGTTTTTGCTTTACCATTTTTTTTCCAGAACATATTTGCCCTTGCACTTAGCGTTTTAGGGTCTTCAATTCCAGATTTTGATCATCCAATTAAGGGTAGGAGGGTTTCATTCATATTCTTCATTGGACTTTTAATTTTGATAATTTTTTATTTGTTGGGCTTGCCCTATATTATTGGGGTTCTTTTGATGGTTTTGGCGATGATATTTTATTTTTCGAGGCATAGGGGTTTTAGCCATTCAATACTTGGCATCTTTATTTTGTCAATTTTATTGACACTTCTTGTCATAAGTTCTTATTTCCTTTTCAGGTACTTTGGGGCTGATGAAAGGGAATCCCTCGCCTTGATATTGGTCTTTTCAGGGTTAATTTTCATTAACAGGAAAATATTAATCCCATTCACATTTATAGGCATTTTAGGTGTTTTGTTCACATCTTTTCCTGGTTTGAACCTTTATAATACCATGGGGCCTTTTTTAATGGGTTTTATAAGTCATGTGATTTTAGATTTATACACGCCTAGTGGGGTTAAATTTCTGAGACCATTTTCAACTCGAACATTTAAAAAGGGCCTTGGAAGTTTCTTAATAATAATATGGATCATATGCGCCTCATATACCATTATACACACCTTTTCCTATTATTTTGGTTAA
- a CDS encoding polysaccharide pyruvyl transferase family protein gives MKNSPKILLAGYNGANNTGSEARLLSIIEDIRVNVDSKALITVPTLNEGNLRRYLKEDDLLRIVPISTIFFFDIRRLVKEHDILLLVEGSCYMDTWTSALLWAFLWATRCAHDFKKISVAYAVDAGHLSSLNKFLVKREADKTSLILTRTELAAKKLKKIGIKAPIETTADCAFTFKTAKEDTNILDEIWPELDHGLVGLAPVDFYLWPLVMRPWGKKENLYKWPYYYSNSEERTRKSEQLALKLAQELDKIIDEHGKGIALICMEELDEPLARNIKNRIKSPEMVRIFSSKDYNASQMTNILRSLELLITSRYHASVLSIKASIPQIAIGHDTRLKGLYKEMKLEDYLLNHLNPKLWNELREKVDELLENPKKQHKILKNGFIEHFNRANKNPQILKNFLQKK, from the coding sequence ATGAAAAATTCTCCGAAAATACTTTTAGCTGGTTATAATGGTGCTAATAACACTGGCTCTGAGGCTAGATTGCTTTCAATAATAGAGGATATAAGGGTGAATGTGGATTCTAAGGCCCTGATCACCGTACCCACGTTAAATGAGGGAAACTTAAGACGTTATCTTAAAGAGGACGATCTTTTAAGGATAGTTCCCATATCCACAATATTCTTTTTTGATATACGAAGACTGGTTAAAGAACACGACATTCTATTATTAGTAGAGGGAAGTTGCTATATGGACACATGGACTTCAGCACTCCTCTGGGCATTTTTATGGGCTACAAGATGTGCCCATGATTTCAAAAAGATAAGCGTGGCCTATGCAGTAGATGCAGGCCACTTATCATCCTTAAACAAATTCTTGGTTAAGCGAGAAGCCGATAAAACAAGTCTAATTTTGACAAGAACGGAATTGGCAGCGAAAAAACTCAAGAAAATAGGAATTAAAGCACCTATTGAAACTACAGCCGACTGTGCGTTTACATTTAAAACAGCGAAAGAAGATACCAATATTCTTGATGAAATATGGCCAGAGCTAGATCATGGGTTGGTAGGATTAGCACCAGTCGATTTTTATCTATGGCCACTGGTAATGCGCCCATGGGGGAAAAAAGAGAATTTATACAAGTGGCCTTATTATTATTCCAATTCAGAAGAAAGAACACGAAAAAGTGAACAATTAGCTCTTAAATTGGCTCAAGAACTTGACAAAATAATCGATGAACATGGCAAGGGGATAGCATTAATTTGCATGGAAGAATTGGACGAGCCACTGGCAAGAAACATAAAAAATAGGATTAAAAGTCCTGAAATGGTACGAATATTTTCATCGAAGGACTATAACGCCTCCCAGATGACAAACATCCTCAGAAGCCTTGAACTTCTTATAACCTCCCGTTATCATGCCTCAGTTTTGTCCATTAAAGCTTCAATCCCCCAGATAGCCATAGGACATGACACACGTCTTAAAGGACTTTACAAGGAAATGAAACTAGAAGATTATTTATTAAACCACCTAAACCCAAAACTTTGGAATGAATTGAGAGAAAAAGTTGATGAACTGCTTGAAAATCCTAAAAAGCAGCATAAAATCTTAAAAAATGGATTTATTGAACACTTCAACCGTGCTAATAAAAACCCACAAATACTTAAAAATTTTCTTCAAAAGAAGTGA
- a CDS encoding AMP-binding protein, with amino-acid sequence MNKIILLTGANGFLGTQITSRLLKQYNHKIIVLMRGESKEDAVNRLYRGWWEFPELLEEIGGRIHVLNGDISKSNLGLKKDEYEKLVQNITHIIHTAADWRLKSSHKELQKTNVQGTQNLLELAQLAHEDHGLERFSHLSTAYVAGAKMGIISENNLTSKHGFLNNYEKTKFESEIEVKKSEFNISIFRPSMIVGDSTTGYVKTFNTIYIPLKLYLKGQLPIIPAHPSMKVNLVPVDYVADAVIDLTFDSRAANKTFHLTAPRGSLPTLKELLKFVKKWSHENLNVKLNNPIYMPLNITFIQKISSIGKIFEKTARLFETINTLSPYLNEDRDYQRNNTDKILGPYKHDWHDFLPKILEFAIYYGFLHRSDRTVHEQVLFRLKSRSMPTHYHDIVKGEIKNFSALDIHQNIIKALKSLQKMGIQKGDKIAITGFNSTRYFILDIAIGLTGAVSVPIYYTSPLDEIKQILSDSCAKIFFVGNPKLLKDLKDMRIPIISFHNGKDDIISWKKFLKIGEKRNKIANIPLNFNDVATIRYTSGTTGKPRGVIFTHGNLRWMAEFIASMPPWKDRTNEVSYLSFLPMNHVVEGIFGTYSPYYAPTSLNIYFLENFQNLVKALRITRPTIFFSVPRFYEKVWDSLRNSKIGKTYLNSKGILKKLLKKLIKKRILKKTGLDKCKQLIVGSAPINDDILQSYHEIDIEVHNAYGLTEAPLVTINKTGRNRIGTVGEPLPSTDISIASDGEILVKGPQVTQGYFKGNSIQIFKNGWLHTGDIGHITPQGSLVITGRKKEFIINSYGKTINPLKIEGMLKNIPGIREAMIIGDEKPYCSALLWTKEAHPKSIDDNIKEINTCLSHPEKIKRWVVLNDDLSIGADLTPNLKLKRKAIIKRYRDVVEFIYGDGPKTCNILHFGHVKVLS; translated from the coding sequence ATGAACAAAATCATATTATTAACCGGTGCAAACGGCTTTTTAGGGACCCAAATTACTTCACGCCTTCTTAAACAATACAATCATAAAATCATTGTTTTAATGAGGGGTGAAAGCAAAGAAGATGCTGTGAATAGGCTATATAGGGGATGGTGGGAATTCCCAGAACTCCTAGAAGAAATAGGTGGTAGAATTCATGTGTTAAATGGTGATATTTCAAAAAGCAATCTTGGACTAAAAAAGGACGAATATGAAAAACTTGTCCAAAATATTACCCACATAATTCACACTGCTGCAGACTGGAGACTTAAAAGTTCCCACAAGGAACTCCAAAAAACCAATGTACAAGGAACCCAAAATCTACTAGAATTGGCCCAGTTAGCCCATGAAGACCATGGATTGGAACGTTTTTCCCATTTATCCACTGCTTACGTGGCTGGGGCTAAAATGGGCATAATATCTGAAAATAATTTAACATCCAAACATGGATTTTTAAATAATTATGAAAAAACTAAGTTTGAAAGCGAAATTGAAGTGAAAAAATCAGAATTTAACATATCCATTTTTCGTCCAAGCATGATTGTCGGCGATTCAACCACAGGATACGTTAAAACATTTAATACGATATATATACCCTTAAAATTATATTTAAAAGGCCAATTACCAATAATCCCAGCTCACCCATCAATGAAAGTCAACTTAGTCCCTGTAGATTATGTTGCAGATGCGGTCATAGACTTGACATTTGATTCAAGAGCAGCGAATAAAACTTTCCATTTAACAGCACCACGAGGATCTCTTCCCACTTTAAAAGAACTTCTCAAATTTGTTAAAAAATGGAGCCATGAAAACCTTAATGTTAAACTTAATAACCCAATTTACATGCCACTGAACATTACATTCATTCAAAAAATTTCATCCATTGGCAAAATATTCGAGAAAACAGCTAGATTATTCGAAACTATTAACACCCTTTCACCTTATTTAAATGAAGACAGAGATTACCAAAGGAATAACACAGATAAAATACTAGGACCTTATAAACATGATTGGCATGATTTTTTACCTAAAATCCTTGAATTTGCCATCTATTATGGATTTTTACACAGATCTGATCGCACAGTCCATGAACAAGTCTTATTCCGCTTAAAGAGCAGAAGCATGCCCACTCATTACCATGACATTGTTAAAGGTGAAATTAAAAATTTTAGCGCACTTGATATCCATCAAAACATAATCAAGGCTTTGAAATCCCTTCAAAAAATGGGAATTCAGAAGGGTGACAAGATAGCAATAACGGGTTTCAACAGCACAAGATATTTCATACTAGATATTGCAATTGGCCTTACAGGTGCCGTAAGCGTCCCTATTTATTATACAAGTCCTCTAGACGAAATCAAACAAATATTATCTGACAGTTGCGCGAAGATATTTTTCGTAGGAAACCCTAAACTTCTAAAGGATTTAAAGGACATGCGGATTCCCATAATTTCATTCCATAATGGGAAAGATGATATTATATCATGGAAAAAGTTCCTTAAAATTGGCGAAAAGAGAAATAAAATTGCAAACATCCCTTTAAATTTCAATGATGTTGCTACTATACGTTATACTTCAGGGACAACAGGAAAACCACGGGGGGTCATATTTACCCATGGGAATCTACGTTGGATGGCAGAATTTATTGCGTCAATGCCCCCATGGAAAGACAGAACCAATGAAGTATCTTATCTGTCATTTTTACCCATGAATCATGTTGTCGAAGGTATTTTCGGAACATATTCACCATATTATGCTCCCACATCCTTAAATATCTATTTTCTGGAAAATTTCCAAAATCTTGTAAAAGCTCTTCGAATAACAAGACCCACGATATTCTTTTCAGTACCCCGTTTCTATGAAAAAGTATGGGACAGTCTACGAAATTCAAAAATAGGAAAAACCTACCTAAACTCTAAGGGGATTTTAAAGAAACTCTTAAAAAAATTGATTAAAAAAAGAATCCTTAAAAAAACCGGCTTGGATAAATGCAAGCAATTAATTGTCGGTTCCGCGCCAATAAACGATGATATCCTCCAATCCTACCATGAGATTGATATCGAAGTCCATAATGCTTACGGATTAACTGAAGCACCACTTGTAACTATTAACAAGACGGGAAGAAACAGGATAGGGACAGTAGGAGAACCCCTACCATCCACCGATATTAGTATAGCTTCGGATGGTGAAATACTAGTAAAGGGGCCACAGGTAACCCAAGGCTATTTTAAAGGCAATTCTATCCAAATTTTTAAAAATGGGTGGCTTCACACAGGCGATATTGGCCACATAACTCCACAGGGCTCTCTTGTAATCACAGGCCGAAAAAAGGAGTTTATAATTAATTCTTATGGTAAAACGATAAATCCATTAAAGATTGAAGGAATGCTTAAAAACATCCCAGGGATCAGAGAGGCCATGATAATCGGTGATGAAAAACCATATTGTAGTGCTCTTTTATGGACCAAAGAGGCGCACCCAAAGAGTATCGACGATAATATTAAAGAAATAAATACTTGTCTCTCCCACCCAGAAAAGATCAAAAGATGGGTTGTTCTAAATGACGACCTTTCAATTGGTGCTGATTTAACCCCAAATCTTAAACTTAAAAGAAAAGCCATTATTAAACGTTATAGGGATGTTGTTGAATTTATTTATGGCGATGGCCCAAAAACTTGTAATATATTACATTTTGGTCATGTAAAGGTGCTATCATGA
- a CDS encoding FAD-dependent oxidoreductase, translated as MRAIVVGTGAGGTTVARELATRGFKVVILEAGKEFKPFRRLLSLAAPLRKTGILGNEKIISRIFPSMNTIRSNDLVLLRGMTIGGSTTLSCGNIARAEHGLKKIGLDLTPEFEELEKNINIKDFPRKRWRPITNKMFEVAEGLGLKPKSTYKAIDPDKCVSCGLCELGCATGAKWDFRRFLDDAIREGALLYTSSPVKKVITENGKIKGVIVKRGFKSKTLKADVVVLAAGGIGTAQILRASGLPVEDNLWVDIVLTLGGVLRGAEQLKEPPMLWYTEDDGYILSPYIDILSHWFHKPWRNVSLKDRVGIMVKLADTEDGTVFAHGKVEKTIKDEDRLRLDKALESARKIMESAGVSGPYIKGMYNGGHLGGTVPLKAEDLDSMKPSWLPNGLWVADLSLAPRSQGMPTMLLAAALALRVSKKIVNCKL; from the coding sequence ATGAGAGCAATAGTTGTAGGAACCGGAGCGGGAGGAACAACAGTTGCTCGTGAATTGGCAACTCGAGGCTTCAAGGTAGTAATATTAGAAGCGGGAAAGGAATTCAAACCATTCAGACGACTTTTATCATTAGCCGCGCCACTTAGAAAAACTGGTATTCTCGGAAATGAAAAGATCATTAGCCGAATATTTCCTTCAATGAACACTATAAGATCAAATGATCTTGTACTTTTAAGGGGAATGACAATAGGCGGTTCCACCACCCTTTCTTGTGGCAATATAGCCCGAGCTGAGCACGGATTAAAGAAAATTGGACTTGACCTCACACCAGAATTTGAAGAACTTGAAAAAAATATTAATATAAAGGATTTTCCAAGAAAAAGGTGGCGGCCAATAACAAATAAAATGTTCGAAGTTGCAGAAGGACTTGGGTTGAAACCAAAATCCACATACAAGGCTATAGACCCTGATAAGTGTGTATCTTGTGGATTATGTGAACTTGGATGTGCTACGGGTGCTAAATGGGATTTTAGGCGTTTTTTGGATGATGCAATCCGTGAAGGCGCCTTACTTTATACATCGTCACCCGTTAAAAAGGTCATAACAGAAAATGGAAAAATTAAAGGCGTTATTGTAAAACGCGGGTTCAAGTCCAAGACTTTAAAAGCAGATGTTGTTGTTTTGGCTGCTGGAGGGATTGGCACGGCCCAGATACTAAGAGCTTCGGGACTACCAGTTGAAGACAACTTGTGGGTTGATATCGTCCTCACATTAGGGGGTGTTTTGAGAGGGGCTGAACAGCTTAAAGAACCTCCTATGCTCTGGTATACAGAAGATGATGGTTATATCCTCTCTCCTTATATCGATATTTTATCCCACTGGTTTCATAAACCATGGAGGAATGTCTCTCTAAAAGATAGGGTGGGTATAATGGTAAAACTTGCAGATACGGAAGATGGGACAGTCTTTGCACATGGAAAGGTTGAAAAAACCATAAAAGACGAAGATCGTTTGCGCTTGGATAAAGCGCTTGAAAGTGCTAGAAAAATTATGGAATCTGCTGGCGTTTCAGGTCCATATATTAAGGGAATGTACAATGGGGGACACCTTGGAGGTACCGTTCCACTCAAGGCTGAGGATTTAGATTCAATGAAGCCTTCATGGTTGCCTAACGGTTTGTGGGTTGCTGATCTTTCATTAGCACCTCGTTCACAAGGAATGCCCACGATGCTCCTTGCAGCAGCCCTTGCACTTAGAGTATCAAAAAAAATAGTAAATTGTAAATTATAA
- a CDS encoding Na+/H+ antiporter subunit E — protein MSIARIGYGIAYFIILIYNILKSALNVAKMVLTGNIKPVVVEIETILERPISQTILANSITLTPGTLSIDLNPEKRVLKVATIIPKEKEEIIPFEPYIKKMLE, from the coding sequence ATGTCCATAGCAAGGATCGGTTATGGAATCGCCTACTTCATCATATTAATATACAATATCCTTAAATCAGCCCTGAACGTGGCTAAAATGGTCTTAACAGGGAATATAAAACCAGTAGTGGTTGAAATTGAAACAATATTGGAGCGTCCGATATCACAGACCATACTCGCAAACAGCATAACCTTGACACCAGGAACTCTCTCAATAGACCTTAACCCAGAAAAAAGAGTATTAAAAGTCGCCACAATAATACCAAAAGAAAAAGAAGAAATAATACCATTTGAACCCTACATCAAAAAGATGCTAGAATAG
- a CDS encoding monovalent cation/H+ antiporter complex subunit F yields MDLLLISEYIFLTSLAIFIIAAIRIATRKTIAMGLVGVSALSIAVATILILINKIHGIGFCRDIAYALVLLGPVGTIAFAKVLKG; encoded by the coding sequence TTGGATCTACTGTTAATCTCAGAGTATATCTTCCTCACATCCCTTGCAATATTCATAATCGCGGCAATCAGAATCGCCACAAGAAAAACAATAGCAATGGGCCTTGTAGGAGTTTCAGCATTAAGTATTGCAGTGGCAACAATACTCATACTCATAAACAAAATCCATGGTATAGGATTCTGCCGAGACATTGCCTATGCACTCGTACTACTCGGACCCGTAGGCACAATAGCATTTGCAAAGGTCCTAAAGGGGTGA
- a CDS encoding monovalent cation/H(+) antiporter subunit G — MDPIIIIRSAILLISSILLLISAIGILRFKDNIPRVLYARIHILGVADIACIIALLTLYEPLLAVTYFILAPFAAHAIANAYYYGEENHD; from the coding sequence TTGGATCCCATCATAATAATCAGATCAGCCATTCTACTAATCTCCTCAATACTATTACTGATAAGTGCAATAGGAATACTAAGATTCAAAGATAATATCCCCAGAGTCCTATATGCAAGGATACACATCCTCGGCGTGGCCGATATCGCATGCATCATCGCCCTTTTAACATTATATGAACCGCTTCTTGCAGTCACATACTTCATATTGGCACCATTCGCAGCCCATGCAATCGCAAACGCATACTATTATGGGGAGGAAAATCATGATTGA
- a CDS encoding DUF4040 domain-containing protein — MIEYLIMLIILLGAILALVQRDLLKAAILTGIPGASMALLYQFLLAPDVALTQAIVGSAIIPVFFALAVYKTRRMEE, encoded by the coding sequence ATGATTGAATACCTGATAATGCTCATAATATTGTTAGGGGCGATACTTGCACTGGTCCAAAGAGACCTTCTAAAGGCGGCTATATTAACAGGCATCCCAGGAGCGTCCATGGCATTACTTTACCAGTTTCTACTCGCCCCGGATGTTGCATTGACACAGGCAATCGTAGGATCCGCGATAATACCAGTATTCTTCGCACTCGCAGTCTATAAGACCAGGAGGATGGAAGAATGA
- a CDS encoding cation:proton antiporter subunit C: MIPVQLASFFTAASLILIGIIGVFFIDNLIKKVIALSFVSDGVNLFLVTLGYKPGGIVYIHMPGMSSSWFAQNASYPLPFALVLTSIVIGASTLAVMLAIIIILYHRHGSLSSKILED; encoded by the coding sequence ATGATACCAGTACAGTTAGCATCATTCTTCACAGCAGCAAGCCTAATCCTAATCGGTATTATAGGCGTTTTCTTCATCGACAACCTCATAAAAAAGGTGATAGCACTCTCATTTGTAAGTGACGGGGTTAACCTTTTCTTGGTGACGCTAGGTTACAAGCCTGGTGGCATAGTATATATTCACATGCCAGGAATGTCAAGTTCATGGTTTGCCCAGAATGCATCATACCCCTTGCCATTTGCTCTCGTACTAACAAGTATAGTTATCGGTGCAAGCACCCTCGCAGTCATGCTAGCTATAATAATCATATTATACCACAGACATGGTAGCCTTTCATCAAAAATACTTGAAGACTAA
- the ehbF gene encoding energy conserving hydrogenase EhbF, which produces MKSLIALMVILPILCGLLLNLLHKKDRTIKILALTVAIILPIIPLIASYGAYYFGGYPPITENPTIAKYLPAYITGSYLAKFHPAITYIFNSAQRIFIFILGIVAFLAIFTSLNEVKRPSGVYSFLMFMATAAVTAIILADDIFNLYVFFEIAAISQAGIILSSNIKGSYKMALRYLFLGGVAAPMLLLGVALLLGAIGSVNISDMIFAMKNGLIDQGNPIFLTAAGLIIFGWLYGSGLPPFHTIKSGLYSKALPHAASLIQAFSVFTLVALGVIILRLFYYIPVVRWAIIIFSIAAMALGISMAIMQTDFKRLIGFLAVGELGYIGIGLGLGTSMSITAGLFQAVNEALVTACLFLGFGTILYQAGTSEIDKLGGLLKYKPGVAGLMILAGFIMAGIPPFNVFQSKLMLIESAISAGFPELAIIMILLSIVTFMTFMKAYYSIYLKPEPRGLEVKAERIPSSTIFSMIILLVICTILGILPQLATSQFGSIIHALML; this is translated from the coding sequence ATGAAATCCCTTATTGCCCTGATGGTAATACTACCAATTCTATGCGGTCTACTCTTGAACCTACTCCATAAAAAGGATAGAACAATAAAAATATTAGCATTGACCGTTGCAATAATACTCCCGATAATCCCTTTAATCGCAAGTTATGGAGCCTACTATTTTGGAGGATACCCACCAATCACGGAAAATCCCACCATTGCAAAATATCTGCCAGCATATATCACAGGATCGTATTTAGCTAAATTCCACCCTGCGATAACCTACATCTTCAACAGCGCCCAGAGAATATTCATCTTCATACTTGGGATCGTAGCGTTCCTCGCGATCTTCACATCACTAAATGAGGTTAAAAGACCATCTGGGGTCTACTCTTTCCTAATGTTCATGGCCACAGCAGCTGTAACAGCTATTATATTAGCAGATGACATATTCAACTTGTATGTCTTTTTTGAGATAGCCGCTATTTCACAAGCAGGCATCATCCTCTCCTCCAATATCAAGGGAAGTTATAAAATGGCCCTAAGGTACCTTTTCCTTGGAGGTGTCGCGGCGCCAATGCTACTGTTGGGCGTGGCCCTATTATTAGGTGCTATAGGGAGTGTTAACATATCAGACATGATATTCGCCATGAAGAACGGCCTCATAGACCAGGGTAATCCAATATTTTTAACAGCTGCGGGGCTAATAATCTTTGGCTGGCTTTATGGGTCAGGTCTGCCACCATTCCACACAATAAAATCAGGATTGTACAGTAAGGCCCTTCCACATGCAGCTTCCCTTATCCAAGCATTTTCAGTATTTACCCTTGTGGCTTTGGGCGTGATCATACTCAGATTATTCTATTATATCCCAGTTGTGAGGTGGGCTATTATCATATTTTCTATTGCAGCCATGGCCCTTGGTATTAGCATGGCTATCATGCAGACAGACTTCAAACGTTTGATAGGTTTCCTTGCAGTTGGAGAATTAGGTTATATTGGGATAGGACTAGGATTAGGGACTAGTATGAGCATAACAGCAGGTCTTTTCCAGGCGGTGAACGAGGCATTGGTAACCGCCTGTCTTTTCTTGGGCTTTGGGACAATACTTTACCAGGCAGGTACAAGTGAAATAGATAAACTGGGAGGTCTTTTAAAGTATAAACCTGGCGTGGCTGGGCTCATGATTTTAGCAGGTTTTATAATGGCTGGTATACCACCATTTAATGTCTTCCAGAGCAAATTAATGCTCATAGAATCTGCTATAAGCGCAGGGTTCCCTGAACTTGCCATTATAATGATATTGTTGAGTATAGTTACATTCATGACTTTCATGAAGGCATATTATTCAATCTATCTAAAACCGGAACCAAGAGGTCTTGAAGTTAAAGCTGAAAGGATACCCTCTTCCACGATATTTTCCATGATAATATTGTTGGTGATTTGCACAATCCTTGGTATACTACCACAACTTGCAACTTCACAATTTGGGAGCATAATCCATGCACTCATGCTATAA
- a CDS encoding energy-converting hydrogenase B subunit G, EhbG → MHSCYKKGEIMTIYDTIIEKIREIEEKTKKEARVTNISTSAVLTAELTIVSTIFLVILMIRKLNIYVMVLVLLLVGFMLFSMTPITVILRREQTDSFHKMIFYVILTFGVLITLFYWGNINA, encoded by the coding sequence ATGCACTCATGCTATAAGAAGGGGGAGATCATGACAATATATGATACTATAATCGAAAAGATAAGAGAGATAGAAGAGAAGACTAAGAAGGAGGCGCGAGTAACGAATATATCCACTTCTGCTGTTTTAACCGCTGAACTCACTATTGTATCCACGATATTCTTAGTGATATTGATGATAAGGAAACTAAATATCTATGTAATGGTTCTTGTTCTATTATTGGTGGGTTTCATGTTATTTTCAATGACTCCTATTACGGTTATCCTACGGAGGGAGCAAACTGATTCATTCCATAAGATGATATTCTATGTCATTTTAACCTTTGGAGTTTTAATAACATTATTCTACTGGGGGAATATAAATGCTTGA
- a CDS encoding EhbH — protein MLEGIRSLIATFSLVIFGVTLFDTIIGLYRVLNPGISYIYNYVGTRIAPNMVTIVVFDWRGYDTLGEALILVTAVIVTLLIFGRGKVELGGK, from the coding sequence ATGCTTGAAGGGATTAGAAGCCTTATAGCAACGTTCTCATTAGTTATTTTTGGGGTCACGCTCTTTGACACCATAATAGGCCTTTATAGGGTTCTTAATCCTGGTATAAGTTACATATATAATTATGTGGGTACAAGGATAGCCCCTAACATGGTTACAATTGTCGTGTTTGATTGGAGAGGATATGATACCCTGGGGGAAGCTCTAATATTAGTTACAGCGGTTATTGTAACATTACTCATCTTTGGGAGAGGGAAAGTAGAACTTGGAGGGAAATAG
- a CDS encoding MnhB domain-containing protein codes for MSTILKIFAFPASILIICLGISTILGGHITPGGGFQGGAIIAAGFIFCAIVYGSEKTPFKFTHRFMAALESIGAIGYILLGLVGILFSGYFLYNIGVDLYNLLPSLSGVFNYPDAVHAGIIPYLNILIGLKVLVGLSAVVITFLEFKGE; via the coding sequence ATGAGCACCATACTTAAAATATTCGCATTCCCAGCATCAATACTCATAATATGTCTTGGGATTTCAACAATACTAGGGGGCCATATAACCCCTGGGGGAGGATTCCAGGGTGGCGCGATCATAGCAGCAGGATTCATATTCTGTGCAATAGTCTACGGATCTGAGAAGACACCATTCAAATTTACACACAGATTCATGGCAGCGTTAGAGAGTATAGGGGCCATAGGCTACATACTCCTAGGATTGGTTGGGATCCTATTCTCAGGTTACTTCCTCTACAATATAGGAGTGGACTTGTATAATCTTCTACCAAGTTTAAGTGGTGTTTTCAATTATCCTGACGCGGTACACGCGGGTATAATACCATACCTGAACATATTAATAGGATTAAAGGTGTTAGTGGGTTTGAGCGCTGTCGTTATAACCTTCCTAGAATTTAAAGGAGAATAA
- a CDS encoding energy-converting hydrogenase B subunit J, producing MLYVGPSLFGFLIGFILGTRIKEDEEVRFPLSSYIVILIAAILMAWQLGPFPYYHDLPLASGFMAAFVGIIAGRIIRG from the coding sequence ATGTTATACGTTGGTCCAAGCCTCTTTGGATTCCTAATAGGTTTCATCCTCGGAACAAGGATAAAAGAAGACGAAGAAGTGAGATTTCCACTATCATCTTATATTGTGATTTTGATAGCTGCAATTTTAATGGCATGGCAGCTGGGCCCATTCCCATATTATCATGATCTGCCATTGGCAAGTGGTTTTATGGCGGCATTCGTTGGTATAATAGCAGGGAGGATCATAAGAGGCTAG